The uncultured Subdoligranulum sp. genomic sequence GCGTTACAACCTTGCCGAAATCATACTCCGAAGAATCCGAATTCTGCGTCTCAAAGGGAATGGCCACCGTTTCCGTTTCCCGGCGTACCACTTTGACTTTGAGCAATTCCGCCGAAGCCGCGCCGGTAATAAGTTCGGTACCGGCATCCACTTCCTGATCCAGCGACAGCAGCTGGGGGTTCATCTGCGCCAGAGAATCAAAAGAAACACCGGTGGCATCCACAATGCTCTGCACCGTATCGCCGTCCACCGCCGTATAGGTCTTGATTCCGGACCCGGCGTTCAGTTCGTTGATGATATCCGAATAAGAACTGATGGACTCATTCAGATACACGCCATCCATCAAGCGGATCTCATGGGCAAAGGCCGTATACACAGAGGAATCGGTGGGATCCTCATACGGCTCCTTGATGCTTTCCAGGTAAGCCCGAAGATGATCGCCCTCGGTGGTAACAAACCGCAGTTCGCCATCAATGTACACAGCGGTGGCATCGATAATCTCATCGCTGGCTGTGCGCAGAATGGCGTTGGCGATTTCGCTCTCGGTCATCGTCTGGCCGGAAATAGCCAGTGTATAGGTCGGTGACACATCCCACTGGGTATCCGGCACATTTGCGCCACTCTCCACAAGCATACTCTTGGCGGTGTTGATACGGGACTGAACATCGTCGCGGGCATTTTCAAAGACCTGTTCGTTTGCCACATAGCCTACGCTCTCACCGTTCACCTGAACGTTCAGTACAAACCGCAGGTTGAGCCCGTTGCGGACAACCACAACCAGTGCGGCAGCTGCCAGCGCCGGCAGGAAGTAAGTGATCGCGTTCCAGACGATGGGGTAGTATTTCTTCACACCACGCCGGAAATACTGCATCTTGGCCGCGCGGATCTGCCCGGCATCCTCTTCCTCCAGCTGATTCGGAAGTTCACGGATGTGGCGAAGGCCGGAAGCCATCCTTGTGAAGGGGCTGGTCAGGTCCTCCACAAAGGTGAGGATTCCCAGCACAAACGGTCGCACGATCAGCAGCAACAGGTTCCCGATGGTTGCCGCGATAGCCCCCACAATACCGCGCAGCTTCCGCCAGGCACAGACGCCTGCATACTCGGCCCAAAAACCGACCATGTACAAGAAATCGCCGACGATATACGCATAAGGAATTTTTTCAAATATGCCCGACATATGGCGGCGACGCTTGTCCCTCTTTTTTTTGCGGTGCATGGAACGCACCGTCCGCTTGCAGCGCCAGTCGTCCAGACGCTGCGACAGACCGCTTTTCTTTTTCTGATTGGGTTGTTTATCAGTCTGGGTGGAATTCAATGTACGGGGTCTCCTTTCCGCGTCAGAACGTGGTCAAGACTAGGCGATTGCGTCCGGATCGATAAGTTCAGAACTGCTCCAGCGACCATCCGTCAAGCAGATGTTCAGCCTGCGCCAACGCTTCCATATCCGATGGCATCGGGCAGGATACCCGAATCGTCTCCCGGGTGACCGGATGAACGAAATGCATCACACCGCAGTGCAGGGCATGCCGCCCGATCCGCTGCGCAGTCCCGCCGTAGAGGGTATCCCCCGCCAGCGGATGACCAATGTACGCCATGTGCACGCGGATCTGATGCGTCCTTCCTGTGCAGGGCCTGCACGCCACCAGGCTATAATCGGAACTTGCGGCCAGTACCGTGTACTCTGTCAGGCTGTACTTGCCGTCGGACGTTACACAGCGGCCGATAATGGAATCGCCTCGTCTGCCTATAGGTGCCTCCACCCGCCCCGGTCCCAGCGGCAGGGACCCTTGCACGATTGCCAGATAACATTTGGACACCTGCCCTGCCAGAAGCGGAGCAGCAAAAGCATTCTGTGCGCACAGCACAAGGCCGCTGGTATTTTTATCGATCCGGTTGACGGGACGGAACACACCACTTTTTCCCTGGCTCTTCAGATAATATATCCAGCCATTGGCCAGAGTATGGTCCGGATAATTCAAGGTGGGATGGACTGCCAGACCGGCAGGCTTGTTCAGCACCGCGGCAAATTCATCCTCAAATACAATGGATAAAGGAATCGGCTGTGGCGTCACGCTGGTAGCAGGTTCCGGCGGCAAAGCAAAGGTGATCCATTGACCGGCATGAACGATCTGATCGGTATGTATCGACCGTCCATCGGCAAAAAAGCCCTGCCCCACGTGCTTGACTGACTTGATCAGCCCGGCGGTCACGCCGCAGGTACGCAAGAAAATTCCCAGGCGCATGCCTTCGGACTCAGGTGGCACGACATAACGCAGTTCCATTATCCCGTGCGTCCTCCTTTTGTACCCATATAGGGTCATTATAGCACAAAGGCTTCGGTGATGCAAACCCAATGTTTGGGCATCCAGAAACAACAAAAAGCGGCACACCCGCGCCGTAACGCTGCGGGTATGCCGGAACGTTCAATAAAAACGACTGGACCGTAAGCCGGGTTCTGTATCAAACGACGATCTATCTTGGCCTTGCGTCGCCGCAAGGCTCACGCCATCACCGGGACGCGCGAGGCTCCGCATAATGTCCCATACGGATGTTGCTTCAAGCAGGGTTTACATAGCCGCAAAGTCGCCAGTGCGCTGGTGAGCTCTTACCTCGCCTTTCCATCCTTACCGCGTAAAAACGCGGCGGTTTCTTTCTGTTGCACTATCCCTGGGGTCACCCCCGGCTGCCGTTAGCAGTTGCCATGCCTCTGTGAAGCCCGGACTTTCCTCAGGCAGTTCTTGCGAACTGTCCCGCCGCCGTATGTTCCACTCGTTTTCGGCTTAGTATAGCATAAAATTCCATCCTTGGCAAGTGTCATAAGAGCAGTTGCAAGAGCAGCAGCACAATGACGCCAGGCACTCCCAACACCACACAGACAAAACCTGTAAAGCGGTTCAGCGGAAGCACAACCCCTGTGACCGGCTCCAGCAGAGCCAGCACCGCCAGAGCCCCCAGACCGCAGAGTGCACCACTCAACAGGGCCCTGACAGGGTGGCGCTGGCGGGCAGCGCAGCGGCCAATCACCACCAGAGCAGC encodes the following:
- a CDS encoding peptidoglycan DD-metalloendopeptidase family protein, with amino-acid sequence MNSTQTDKQPNQKKKSGLSQRLDDWRCKRTVRSMHRKKKRDKRRRHMSGIFEKIPYAYIVGDFLYMVGFWAEYAGVCAWRKLRGIVGAIAATIGNLLLLIVRPFVLGILTFVEDLTSPFTRMASGLRHIRELPNQLEEEDAGQIRAAKMQYFRRGVKKYYPIVWNAITYFLPALAAAALVVVVRNGLNLRFVLNVQVNGESVGYVANEQVFENARDDVQSRINTAKSMLVESGANVPDTQWDVSPTYTLAISGQTMTESEIANAILRTASDEIIDATAVYIDGELRFVTTEGDHLRAYLESIKEPYEDPTDSSVYTAFAHEIRLMDGVYLNESISSYSDIINELNAGSGIKTYTAVDGDTVQSIVDATGVSFDSLAQMNPQLLSLDQEVDAGTELITGAASAELLKVKVVRRETETVAIPFETQNSDSSEYDFGKVVTLQDGEDGSEDVTYEVTMIDGVVTDRQAISYTVTKAAVPEITVTGTRLKSGMVAQIGSGSFIWPVPNYTYVSRWMSSGHRGADICAAYGTTIIASDSGTVVAAGWHYSYGNYVEIDHGNGYKTLYGHMSAISVTQGQAVAQGDKIGEVGSTGNSTGNHCHFEMFYNGSLFSAQTLFPNM
- a CDS encoding RluA family pseudouridine synthase, translating into MELRYVVPPESEGMRLGIFLRTCGVTAGLIKSVKHVGQGFFADGRSIHTDQIVHAGQWITFALPPEPATSVTPQPIPLSIVFEDEFAAVLNKPAGLAVHPTLNYPDHTLANGWIYYLKSQGKSGVFRPVNRIDKNTSGLVLCAQNAFAAPLLAGQVSKCYLAIVQGSLPLGPGRVEAPIGRRGDSIIGRCVTSDGKYSLTEYTVLAASSDYSLVACRPCTGRTHQIRVHMAYIGHPLAGDTLYGGTAQRIGRHALHCGVMHFVHPVTRETIRVSCPMPSDMEALAQAEHLLDGWSLEQF
- a CDS encoding pro-sigmaK processing inhibitor BofA family protein, translated to MTNWWLAGAGAALVVIGRCAARQRHPVRALLSGALCGLGALAVLALLEPVTGVVLPLNRFTGFVCVVLGVPGVIVLLLLQLLL